The DNA sequence CGACATCTGCCCTAGGGCGGCCAGCTTGGCCGATTGCACCAGATGACGCTGCGTGCGGCGCAGCTCGGCCTCGGTGGCGCGACGTTCCGTGACCTCGGCGCCAAGGCGGGCGTTCAGTTGCGCCAGTTCGGCCGTGCGGGCGGCGACGCGCTCTTCCAGCTGGGCCTGGGCCTCGGCCTGGATCGACAGGCGCTCGCGCAGGCGGGCCCGGCGCTGCGCCCAGGCGGTCAGCAGCGCGACCCCCACGCCCAGGATCATCAGCGCCGCCAGCGTCCCGATCAGCGCCTGCCGCCGGGCGGGCGCTGTGTCCAGCAGCACATGCACGGTCCAGTCGGCCTCGGGCATGGCCTCGGAGACGGTCAGGAACTCGCGCCGCGTCTCGGGCAGCTCCAGCCGTCGGATGTCATGACCTGCGGCCTCGCCCGCCACGCGCAGGGGCAGCATCAGCAGCGGTTCGTCATCATAGCGCCGGGTGGCGGCGATGCGCGCCCGCGTCCGGGGCGTCAGCGGCGCGATCGAGCGGAACTGCCAGTCGCGGCGGCTGGCCAGAAAGACGATCCCCTCGCCGTCGGTCACGATCATCTCGTATTCGGCGGCACGCCATCTGTCCTCGATCGCATCCATGTCGACCTTCAGCACCAGCACGCCGACGATCCGCCCCCGGTCCCTGAGCGCCCGGCCAAAGTAATACCCCCGCTTGCCCGAGGTCGTCCCAAGCGCCGAGAACCGCCCCTGCCCCCCAGCCAACGCATCGGTGAAATAGGGACGATAGTCGAACCGTTCGCCCACGAAGCTGAACGCCTGATCGAAGTTGCTGGCGGCCACGGTCATGCCGTCAGGCGCCATGACATAGGCATCCGACAGCCCCATCAGCCGTGCCAGATGGCGCAGATAGAGGTTCGCCGCGGCCAACCGCACCGGATCCGCATCAGGCGCCAGCGCGCGCACCAGGACGGGATTCCGGTCCATGAGGTCGGGCAGCCGCTCGTATCGCGCCAGCTCTCCGCGAAGGCCCGACACGGCAAGCCGCAGGATGTTCTCTCCCTGCGGCACCGTCGCGACGATATAGTATCGCGCCAGAAGGGCGTTTCCGCCGATGGCCACGGCAAGACACAGCGTCATGACCACCAGCGCGACCCAGATGCGCCGTGCATTGCCAGACCTGCCGATCACGGAGCGCGGTCCATCCTCCCGTCGCATCGGATACCCGCCCCCTTGCCCCGACCGCCATCACATCATGAAATCAGCCCATGGTTCAACCGCTCAAGGACCTAAAGCAATGCTCTGCTGGCCGCTTGTTCCGCAGGAAATGGAAGAAGATGTCCATCGACCCTGTTACACAAATCGGCTTATGGTCGGAGTCCCTTTTCCCGGACGGACTTATCCTACGGCCTCGGTTATGGGTATGCCGAGCGCAGCGTCGCCGTTTATAACGGCGGTGCGGACCTGGACTTTTGAGGTGCCCCGTGAAAGCTGGGCACTGACGTAAGCTCTGTTTTTGCTGTCTGCTGATCTTCATCACGAGGGAGATCGACGATGTCGAGACGAAAGCGGCACTTGAGGCGCTGAAAGGCGAGAGGACCGTGTCGGAACTGGCGAGCCGGTTCGGCATGCATCCGACGATGATCGATCAATGGAAACGCGCGTTGCTCGATGGCGCGTCCGGTGTCTTTGAACGCGGTGGCCGCAAGGCGCCGGTGATCGATGACGGGTCATTGCAGGGCCTCCGGAATGATGCGGGTTGTGGGAAGAATGTCGCCTGGTTCCAGGGCGCGCAGAACACCGGCGTAGATTGCCTTGAAGACAGCGCGGAAGGCCCGACCCCCGAGTCCCGACGCTTCCACCAACTCCGCAATAGTCGTCGGGCCGCTGAGGCACCGCACCAGGGTTTCGATGGAGCCGTCAGCCTCGGGGTCAGGAGTTCGCTTGAAGTCGTGCAGCTTCTGCGCATTTCGGGCGGCCGATGGGCAGTAGGACCTTTCAGTGATCAGCACGATCTCATTGGCGAAGCTGAGCGGAGCTGCTGCTCGGATGCGCTGCAGGGCTTCGCGAAAGCCTTGGCGCTCGGCAATCGCATCGGGCTTCACCGCGATGGCAATGCGCTTTCCACTGGTCAGGGTGATGAGGAAGTCGAAGGTGTGACTGCGCTTTCGGCCGTTGGCATCGTGATAGAACACGGGTGGCGGCTGGTCCCAGATATCAACAACATCCGGGCGCGCCAGAAGCAGGTAGAGTACATCCTGCTCTCGCTTGCTTTCGTAATACCGCAGGCGCGGCGGAGCTCCGGACGGTGACCCTCCACCAATAACATGTCCGCGGCTGCTGGACTTGGATCGGGCGGGCGGTTTGCGTGCCGCCTTGCTTGACAACGGTCGGATGAAGGAAGGCTCAAATGGGTAGCTCATGGCTGGTTGGCCCGGCGAATGGTCAGGCGTGACCATTCGCCCGAGGGCGCTCCTCCTGTCTCAGGGCAAAAAGGGTTGCAGCACTGCCGGTGGCAGCGCTCGTGCTTGACTTTTTGAAGCTGGCGCGGGAGGATTACCTATCGACGACCAATCGATTAGCGATCTCGGGAGCGACAGCTTTCGAGGTCGCTTATTCTATCCAGTGCTCATGTCAGCGCTCCCTTTTTGTGTTGTACCGGTCAGGCCAGAGCGTCTCCGGCGTCTTGCCAAGCTTCTCGGCGATCAGACCTTCGACAACCTTGCTGGATCTGTATCCCTGCGACACCATCGAGGCCATGCTAAGGCTACAGCCCGCTTCTTCGGCAATGCTGCGCAGCGTGACCCTCTGTGCCCTGAGCGCACGTTTGATTTCATCGTGCAGCTCTAGGTTCACCTCTGGCGTCAATCGCAACATGTTGGCACGAGCCCGACGAGTTGAGTGGATAGTTCACAAGAAAGCTAGCACTAGGAATACGTCTTTATCGACGTAATTATCTTGTAAGCTGGCATAATACGTCCGAAAGTACGTATGAACCGAGGATCTACGTCTTCACCACATGGCGCCGGATGCTCGTCGTTTCGTCTGCCTTGGAGACAGTTGTGCCCAAACAGCCCTCATCTATGTTGCCTGATCTCGATAGCGATGCGGCCATCGGCAAACGTCTGGCCCTGATCCGCGTGGGCCTTGGGATGACACAGGCAGGCTTCGCCGCCAGCCTTAACGTGTCGCCGCGCTCGTACCAGCATTACGAAAAAGGAACGCGGAGCATCTCTGCGGAGCTCTTGCGCCAGCTCCGGACAAGCCACGGACTTGCTCCGAACTGGGTCCTGCTGGGCCAAGGCCTGCCGCGCGAAGGTCAGGATGCAGAGGCCTTGGCTGCATTTGTCGAGGAGCTTGGGGCCCATCTGGCCGCGATACAGGTGACGCTGCCGCCGAAGAACCAAGGTAAGATCATATCCGGGTGGTGGAAGGCCCTACGGGATGGAACTCGTGTCGGGATGCCGGATGTCAGGCATTGGGTCGACCTTTTAAAAGAATGAGGTGACGTGTGCTGCCATATTCAATCGACCGGGGACTTGCGCAGGTTGAACTAGAACAGGCTTGGACGCGGGCCATGACAGACAGCAAGCGGGCCGGATCCATCTATACCACTAGCGCTATCGTGTTCGCTTTCGGCCAGATCAAGTTTTCTGCATTTGTCCCTGTCGCGGAGGCTTCCCTCTGGGAAGTAGTACTCTGGCAATCGTCCGCTGCGCTTCTCTTGCCAACGTTGCTTTGGTTTGGACATGCAGTTTGGAAGGAGTGGCACGCCTACAAGCGACTGGCAGCGCTGACGGGCCGTCCAGGTGCAGCTGTCAGCTCTACAATTCACGCGCGCCTGAACCTGTTCAACGAGTTCCGGCGGGTCGGACGCGGCTGACACTGGGAGGACTGATTCAATTGTCCGTTCAGTTACGAGGCATATTCTCCATAATTGGATGACATGAAGGAGCACTAGGGACACGATGACACCTTGCCATCATCCTGACAATCGAGACCTTGATGACTGGGCCCTGTATGGGCCCAAAAATCCTGAGATCAGCCAGCTTGTGGATCAATTAGCCTTTGCTCATGGCCTGCGGGTGAAAGAGATCGAGGATTTCATTCTGCAGGCGCTGAAAAACCGCCTCGGTGAAGAAGAAGCGCGCCAGAAGGCCTAAATACTTACTCTTTACAGAATACGCTTTTCGTAAAGAGTTGGCGCAGACGGAATGAACCAGACCGCATGTTTCTTGAGCTAAGCGGATCCGCCAAACCAATGTCCACACGGCGAAATGTCAAAAGTGATGCAGATGTGGCCGCCGATGCCCATGAGCGCGGTCGGGATTATCTAGGCCTTGCTCAGATCGATAAGCTCCTCGCGTGCGCCAAGGCTAGTCGGCACGGCGCACGGGATCATCTGCTAGTCTTGATGATGTTCCGGCACGGGTTGCGAGTTTCTGAAGCAATTGCCCTGCGCCGGGATCATGTCGATTTGGCGCAGTCCCGCCTTTGGGTGCCGCGGCTAAAACGGGGGCTGAGCGTCGAGCATCCCGTCGAGGGAGA is a window from the Paracoccus marcusii genome containing:
- a CDS encoding helix-turn-helix domain-containing protein → MLVVSSALETVVPKQPSSMLPDLDSDAAIGKRLALIRVGLGMTQAGFAASLNVSPRSYQHYEKGTRSISAELLRQLRTSHGLAPNWVLLGQGLPREGQDAEALAAFVEELGAHLAAIQVTLPPKNQGKIISGWWKALRDGTRVGMPDVRHWVDLLKE
- a CDS encoding TnsA endonuclease N-terminal domain-containing protein codes for the protein MVTPDHSPGQPAMSYPFEPSFIRPLSSKAARKPPARSKSSSRGHVIGGGSPSGAPPRLRYYESKREQDVLYLLLARPDVVDIWDQPPPVFYHDANGRKRSHTFDFLITLTSGKRIAIAVKPDAIAERQGFREALQRIRAAAPLSFANEIVLITERSYCPSAARNAQKLHDFKRTPDPEADGSIETLVRCLSGPTTIAELVEASGLGGRAFRAVFKAIYAGVLRALEPGDILPTTRIIPEALQ
- a CDS encoding sensor histidine kinase; this encodes MIGRSGNARRIWVALVVMTLCLAVAIGGNALLARYYIVATVPQGENILRLAVSGLRGELARYERLPDLMDRNPVLVRALAPDADPVRLAAANLYLRHLARLMGLSDAYVMAPDGMTVAASNFDQAFSFVGERFDYRPYFTDALAGGQGRFSALGTTSGKRGYYFGRALRDRGRIVGVLVLKVDMDAIEDRWRAAEYEMIVTDGEGIVFLASRRDWQFRSIAPLTPRTRARIAATRRYDDEPLLMLPLRVAGEAAGHDIRRLELPETRREFLTVSEAMPEADWTVHVLLDTAPARRQALIGTLAALMILGVGVALLTAWAQRRARLRERLSIQAEAQAQLEERVAARTAELAQLNARLGAEVTERRATEAELRRTQRHLVQSAKLAALGQMSAALSHELNQPLGAVRNFAANAVTYLDRDRAADARLNLTRILSLTNRMTEIGRTLRNFARKPNAQLSDVDLHDVLRDALEVIAWRIDRQPVALVVDMPPGPLRVRAGPVRFQQVVVNLVANALDALDGRPDGAIRIEGRRTDGRVLLTVSDNGPGIAQGLEDRIFDPFFSTKGVGSGLGLGLSISFNIIKDFGGELRILPSDRGAAFRIDLPEIAP
- a CDS encoding helix-turn-helix domain-containing protein; its protein translation is MNLELHDEIKRALRAQRVTLRSIAEEAGCSLSMASMVSQGYRSSKVVEGLIAEKLGKTPETLWPDRYNTKRER